A single Triticum dicoccoides isolate Atlit2015 ecotype Zavitan chromosome 2A, WEW_v2.0, whole genome shotgun sequence DNA region contains:
- the LOC119356397 gene encoding AT-hook motif nuclear-localized protein 23-like, translated as MAGLDLGTAATRYVHQFHHLHPDLQLQQNSYAKQQHEPADDDHNGNGNGGNYGAQYGENNDGGSSSSGPAGDGAGGGGGGGPGDMVARRPRGRPPGSKNKPKPPVIITRESANTLRAHILEVGSGCDVFECISTYACRRQRGVCVLSGSGIVTNVTLRQPSAPAGAVVTLHGRFEILSLSGSFLPPPAPPGATSLTIFLAGGQGQVVGGNVVGALYAAGPVIVIAASFANVAYERLPLEDEEAPPATAGMQMQQPGDAEAAAAAGMGGVPFPPDPSAAGLPFFNQLPLNNMTGGPGSQLPPGADGHGWAGGRSQF; from the coding sequence ATGGCAGGCCTCGACCTTGGCACCGCCGCGACGCGCTACGTGCACCAGTTCCACCACCTCCACCCGGACCTCCAGCTGCAGCAGAACAGCTACGCCAAGCAGCAGCATGAGCCCGCCGACGACGACCACAACGGCAACGGCAACGGCGGCAACTACGGCGCCCAGTACGGCGAGAACAACGACGGCGGTTCCTCATCCTCCGGCCCCGCCGGTgatggcgcgggtggcggtggcgggggCGGGCCTGGGGACATGGTGGCGCGCCGGCCACGGGGGCGCCCCCCGGGATCGAAGAACAAGCCCAAGCCGCCGGTGATCATCACGCGGGAGAGCGCCAACACGCTGCGCGCCCACATCCTGGAGGTCGGGAGCGGCTGCGACGTGTTTGAGTGCATCTCCACGTACGCGTGCCGGCGGCAGCGCGGCGTGTGCGTGCTGAGCGGCAGCGGCATCGTGACCAACGTGACCCTGCGGCAGCCGTCGGCCCCCGCGGGCGCCGTCGTGACCCTGCACGGCAGGTTCGAGATCCTGTCGCTCTCGGGCTCCTTCCTGCCCCCGCCGGCTCCTCCTGGCGCCACCAGCCTCACCATATTCCTCGCCGGGGGGCAGGGGCAGGTCGTCGGCGGCAACGTCGTGGGCGCGCTCTACGCCGCGGGCCCGGTCATCGTCATCGCGGCGTCCTTCGCTAACGTCGCCTACGAGCGCCTCCCGCTGGAGGACGAGGAGGCGCCGCCTGCAACGGCAGGCATGCAGATGCAGCAGCCCGGCGACGCCGAGGCCGCGGCCGCGGCCGGCATGGGCGGCGTCCCGTTCCCTCCCGACCCGTCGGCTGCCGGTCTGCCCTTCTTCAACCAGCTGCCTCTCAACAACATGACCGGCGGTCCCGGCTCGCAGCTCCCGCCCGGTGCCGACGGCCACGGCTGGGCCGGCGGACGGTCACAGTTCTGA